In the Drosophila takahashii strain IR98-3 E-12201 chromosome 3R, DtakHiC1v2, whole genome shotgun sequence genome, one interval contains:
- the p38c gene encoding putative mitogen-activated protein kinase 14C codes for MARFTRVQVNQSTWEFPDIYEIVRPMGEGSFGQVARMRLLGGQMDDVAMKKLVQPFEREEDAKGAYREIRLLKHMDHRNVISLLHVFHPPLQGNDFQQVYLVTQLMDENLHRFSRSNRISQYQIRYILYQILRGLRYIHSAGVLHRDLKPGNIAINQNMEVRILDFGLARLSSKNMSDYVGTVWYRAPELLFLRDQYTNAIDMWSVGCILAELISGHVLFPGDCYFNQLERLLDIMGSPSEEFISGINMKHSRNYLEKYGYREKRHFPQMFPNADPLALDLMEEMLEMLPENRITADEAINHPFLRDFIEPHHRDEDLAPAYDQNFENMVLPVNCWKELISHEIQNFRPPPFYAEALERSYMQQ; via the coding sequence ATGGCGCGATTCACGAGAGTTCAAGTAAATCAAAGCACTTGGGAGTTTCCAGACATATACGAGATCGTGAGGCCCATGGGCGAAGGTTCCTTTGGTCAGGTGGCCAGGATGAGGCTACTTGGCGGTCAAATGGATGATGTGGCCATGAAGAAGCTGGTGCAGCCTTTCGAGAGAGAAGAGGATGCCAAGGGCGCCTATCGCGAGATTCGCCTGCTGAAGCACATGGATCACCGGAATGTTATCAGCCTGCTCCATGTTTTTCATCCCCCGCTGCAAGGGAACGATTTTCAGCAGGTCTATCTGGTGACTCAACTGATGGACGAGAACCTGCACAGATTTTCCCGCTCAAACAGGATCTCCCAGTACCAAATTAGGTACATCCTCTACCAAATATTGCGAGGTCTAAGGTACATTCACAGCGCCGGCGTTCTTCATCGCGATCTGAAGCCCGGTAATATAGCGATTAATCAAAATATGGAGGTGCGAATTCTCGACTTCGGTTTGGCCCGTTTGTCCAGCAAAAATATGTCGGACTATGTTGGAACCGTTTGGTACCGGGCCCCCGAACTGCTCTTCCTCCGGGATCAGTACACAAATGCCATCGATATGTGGTCTGTCGGTTGCATCCTGGCGGAACTTATCTCTGGTCATGTCCTCTTTCCTGGCGACTGCTATTTTAATCAACTAGAGCGCCTGCTGGACATAATGGGCTCGCCGTCGGAGGAGTTCATCAGCGGCATAAACATGAAGCATTCTCGTAATTACCTGGAAAAGTACGGCTATCGCGAAAAACGCCACTTTCCGCAAATGTTTCCGAATGCCGATCCTTTGGCCCTGGATTTGATGGAAGAAATGCTGGAAATGCTTCCCGAAAACCGTATAACAGCGGATGAGGCCATAAATCATCCATTTCTTAGGGATTTCATTGAGCCTCACCATCGTGACGAGGACCTCGCACCAGCCTATGAtcaaaactttgaaaatatggtacTCCCTGTTAATTGCTGGAAGGAACTTATTTCCcacgaaattcagaattttaGACCACCTCCATTTTATGCGGAAGCTTTGGAAAGGTCTTATATGCAGCAGTAG
- the p38a gene encoding mitogen-activated protein kinase p38a, whose amino-acid sequence MSASITKKFYKLDINRTEWEIPEIYQELQPVGSGAYGQVSKAKVRGTNMHVAIKKLARPFQSAVHAKRTYRELRLLKHMDHENVIGLLDIFNPHQANASLENFQQVYLVTHLMDADLNNIIRMQHLSDDHVQFLVYQILRGLKYIHSAGVIHRDLKPSNIAVNEDCELRILDFGLARPTENEMTGYVATRWYRAPEIMLNWMHYNQTVDIWSVGCIMAELITRRTLFPGTDHIHQLNLIMEMLGTPPADFMKKISSESARSYIASLPPMKRRSFKKVFENANPLAIDLLEKMLELDAEKRITAEEALAHPYLEKYAEPSDEQTSPPYDHSFEDMDLPVDKWKELIYKEVTNFKPPPSFAQVLKDVK is encoded by the coding sequence ATGTCTGCGTCCATAACAAAGAAGTTCTACAAGTTGGACATCAACCGGACGGAATGGGAGATCCCGGAGATATATCAGGAGCTGCAGCCCGTGGGATCGGGAGCCTACGGACAGGTTTCGAAGGCCAAGGTGCGGGGCACCAACATGCATGTGGCCATCAAAAAGCTGGCCAGGCCCTTTCAATCCGCCGTCCATGCCAAGCGGACGTATCGGGAGCTGCGGCTGCTGAAGCACATGGATCATGAGAACGTCATAGGATTGCTGGACATATTCAATCCGCATCAGGCGAACGCTTCGCTGGAGAACTTCCAGCAGGTCTACCTGGTCACCCACTTGATGGACGCCGATCTGAACAACATCATACGGATGCAGCACCTGTCCGATGACCATGTTCAGTTCCTGGTCTACCAGATACTCCGCGGCTTGAAGTACATCCACAGCGCGGGAGTGATCCATCGTGACCTAAAGCCCTCGAACATTGCAGTCAACGAGGACTGCGAGCTGAGGATTCTAGATTTCGGATTGGCGCGTCCCACGGAGAACGAGATGACGGGCTATGTGGCCACGCGTTGGTACCGCGCCCCCGAGATCATGCTCAACTGGATGCACTACAACCAGACGGTGGACATCTGGTCGGTGGGCTGCATCATGGCGGAACTTATCACCCGACGCACCTTGTTCCCCGGCACCGATCACATCCACCAGCTGAACTTGATCATGGAAATGCTGGGCACGCCACCGGCCGACTTTATGAAGAAGATCTCCTCGGAGAGCGCACGCTCCTACATCGCCTCACTGCCGCCCATGAAGAGGCGCAGTTTCAAGAAGGTCTTCGAGAACGCCAACCCACTGGCCATCGATCTGCTGGAGAAGATGCTGGAGCTGGACGCCGAGAAGCGGATCACCGCCGAGGAGGCACTAGCCCATCCGTACCTGGAGAAGTACGCGGAGCCCAGCGACGAGCAGACATCGCCGCCGTACGATCACAGCTTCGAGGACATGGATCTGCCGGTGGACAAGTGGAAGGAGCTGATCTACAAGGAGGTCACCAACTTTAAGCCGCCGCCCTCGTTTGCTCAGGTTCTCAAGGATGTCAAGTGA
- the LOC108070075 gene encoding luciferin 4-monooxygenase, with amino-acid sequence MTSTLLPGNIVYGGPVTEREAQDYRSLGQYVLDKYKGFGDQTVLVDAVNGVEYTASYMHKSIVRLAYILQKLGVKQNDVVGLSSENSVNFAVAMFAGFAVGATVAPLNVTYSDREVDHAINLSKPKIIFASKITIDRVAKAASKNKFVKGIIAFGGNSKYFKNIYDFKELMDNDKFKTQPDFTSPAANKDEDVSLIVCSSGTTGLPKGVQLTQMNLLATLDSQIQPTIIPMEEVTLLTVIPWFHAFGCLTLITTACRGARLVYLPKFEENLFLGAIEKYRVMMAFMVPPLMVFLAKHPIVDKYDLSSLMVLLCGAAPLSRETEDQIKERIGVPFIRQGYGLSESTLSVLVQNDEFCKPGSVGVLKVGIYAKVIDPDTGKLLGANERGELCFKGDGIMKGYIGDSKSTQTAIKDGWLHTGDIGYYDDQFEFFIVDRIKELIKYKGFQVPPAEIESLLLTNDKIKDAAVIGKPDEEAGELPMAFVVKQANVQLTESDVIQFVNDNASPAKRLRGGVIFVDEIPKNPSGKILRRILRDMLKKPKSKL; translated from the exons ATGACTTCTACTCTGCTGCCCGGAAATATAGTATATGGAGGTCCTGTGACCGAACGCGAGGCCCAGGACTACAGATCCCTGGGCCAGTATGTCCTGGACAAGTACAAGGGCTTCGGCGACCAAACGGTGCTGGTGGATGCCGTCAATGGAGTGGAATACACGGCCAGTTATATGCACAAATCCATTGTCCGGCTGGCCTACATCCTCCAGAAGCTGGGAGTCAAGCAGAACGATGTCGTCGGTTTGTCCAGCGAGAATAGCGTCAACTTTGCAGTGGCCATGTTTGCAGGGTTTGCAGTTGGAGCCACCGTGGCTCCTTTGAACGTTACCTACTCGGATCGGGAGGTGGATCACGCCATCAATCTGTCCAAGCCCAAGATCATATTCGCCTCCAAGATCACCATCGATCGGGTGGCCAAGGCGGCCAGCAAGAACAAGTTCGTTAAGGGCATCATCGCCTTTGGAGGAAATTCGAAGTACTTTAAGAACATCTACGATTTCAAGGAGCTGATGGACAATGACAAGTTCAAAACGCAGCCGGACTTTACGAGCCCCGCAGCCAACAAGGATGAGGATGTCTCACTGATTGTGTGCTCTTCGGGAACCACTGGACTGCCCAAGGGCGTGCAGCTCACCCAGATGAATCTTCTGGCCACGCTCGACTCGCAAAT CCAGCCCACCATCATACCCATGGAGGAGGTCACTCTGCTCACCGTGATTCCCTGGTTCCACGCCTTCGGCTGCCTGACGCTCATCACCACCGCCTGCCGCGGCGCCCGCCTGGTTTACCTGCCCAAGTTCGAGGAGAATCTCTTCCTCGGCGCCATCGAAAAGTATCGCGTGATGATGGCGTTCATGGTGCCGCCGCTGATGGTCTTTTTGGCCAAGCACCCCATCGTGGACAAGTACGATTTGTCCTCGCTAATGGTCCTGCTGTGCGGCGCCGCACCTCTGAGTCGCGAGACCGAGGATCAGATCAAGGAGCGCATCGGAGTGCCGTTCATCCGACAGGGCTACGGCCTCAGCGAGTCCACGCTGAGTGTGCTCGTCCAGAACGATGAGTTCTGCAAGCCCGGCAGTGTGGGCGTGCTGAAGGTGGGCATCTATGCCAAGGTGATCGATCCCGATACCGGCAAGCTGCTCGGCGCCAATGAGCGCGGAGAGCTGTGCTTCAAGGGCGACGGCATCATGAAGGGCTACATCGGCGACTCGAAGTCCACACAGACGGCCATCAAGGATGGCTGGCTGCACACCGGCGACATTGGCTACTACGATGATCAGTTCGAGTTCTTCATCGTCGATCGCATCAAGGAGCTGATCAAGTACAAGGGCTTCCAGGTGCCGCCCGCAGAGATTGAGTCTCTGCTGCTGACCAACGACAAGATCAAGGATGCCGCGGTTATTGGCAAACCGGACGAGGAGGCCGGTGAGCTGCCGATGGCGTTTGTCGTCAAACAGGCGAATGTTCAGCTGACCGAAAGCGATGTAATCCAGTTCGTCAACGACAACGCCTCGCCCGCCAAGCGGCTGAGGGGCGGCGTGATCTTCGTGGACGAAATTCCCAAGAACCCCAGCGGCAAGATCCTGCGTCGCATTCTGCGCGACATGCTCAAGAAGCCAAAGTCCAAGTTGTAA